From Deferrisoma camini S3R1, the proteins below share one genomic window:
- a CDS encoding type II secretion system F family protein, protein MPIYKWEGRARGGKVQKGTMEAPNEAVVTAQLRAQGITPTKVKKSMGQMEIKIPGLKPKVKTKDIVVFTRQFATMIDAGLPLVQCLEILGGQQENPTFKEIILKVKEDVESGATFADALGKHPKVFDRLYVNLVNAGEVGGILDTILNRLAGYIEKAMNLRKKVKGAMVYPATVVSVAILVVAIILIWVIPVFQQMFAGVGKNLPAPTLFVIALSEFTKKYFLFILISLFVLAFVCKRIYQTEKGRMAFDRMFLRLPVFGDLIRKVAVAKFTRTLGTLVSSGVPILEGLDVVARTAGNAVIEQAIMKTRESISEGRTIAEPLKETKVFPPMVVQMIAVGEATGALDQMLSKIADFYDTEVDEAVSALTSLIEPLLMVFLGGTIGGLVVAMYLPVFQMAGAVSGG, encoded by the coding sequence ATGCCGATCTACAAGTGGGAAGGGCGAGCGCGGGGGGGAAAGGTGCAGAAGGGCACAATGGAGGCGCCCAACGAGGCCGTGGTCACGGCCCAGCTCCGCGCCCAGGGCATCACGCCCACCAAGGTCAAGAAGAGCATGGGCCAGATGGAGATCAAGATCCCCGGCCTCAAGCCCAAGGTGAAGACCAAAGACATCGTGGTGTTCACCCGGCAGTTCGCCACCATGATCGACGCCGGGCTCCCCCTGGTGCAGTGCCTCGAGATCCTGGGCGGCCAGCAGGAGAACCCCACCTTCAAGGAGATCATTCTCAAGGTCAAGGAGGACGTGGAGAGCGGGGCCACGTTCGCCGACGCCCTGGGAAAGCACCCCAAGGTGTTCGACCGGCTCTACGTGAACCTGGTGAACGCCGGCGAGGTGGGTGGCATCCTCGACACCATCCTGAACCGCCTGGCCGGGTACATCGAGAAAGCCATGAACCTCCGGAAGAAGGTCAAGGGCGCCATGGTGTACCCGGCCACCGTGGTCTCGGTGGCCATCCTGGTGGTGGCGATCATCCTGATCTGGGTCATCCCGGTGTTCCAGCAGATGTTCGCCGGCGTGGGCAAAAACCTGCCCGCCCCCACCCTGTTCGTGATCGCCCTGTCCGAGTTCACCAAGAAGTACTTCCTGTTCATCCTGATCTCCCTGTTCGTGCTGGCCTTCGTGTGCAAGCGGATCTACCAGACCGAAAAGGGCCGGATGGCCTTCGACCGGATGTTCCTGAGGCTGCCGGTGTTCGGGGACCTCATCCGCAAGGTGGCCGTGGCCAAGTTCACCCGCACCCTGGGCACCCTGGTGAGCTCGGGCGTCCCGATCCTCGAAGGCCTGGACGTGGTGGCCCGCACGGCCGGCAACGCGGTGATCGAGCAGGCCATCATGAAGACCCGCGAGTCCATCAGCGAGGGCCGCACCATTGCCGAGCCTCTCAAGGAGACCAAGGTGTTCCCGCCCATGGTGGTCCAGATGATCGCCGTGGGCGAGGCCACGGGCGCCCTGGACCAGATGCTCTCCAAGATCGCGGACTTCTACGACACGGAGGTGGACGAGGCCGTGAGCGCGCTCACCAGTCTGATCGAGCCCCTGCTCATGGTGTTCCTGGGCGGCACCATCGGCGGCCTGGTGGTGGCCATGTACCTGCCGGTGTTCCAGATGGCCGGAGCGGTGAGCGGGGGGTAG
- a CDS encoding sensor histidine kinase: MTGPGSRRYQGYLAGRFAVLGVLLAVAAAFQARQGGSPVPFSWFFGLTGVAFGVTLLSLAPLRLGRSLATWARMQPAWDVVYATGLVFLSGGAFSPFITLYPLVIVGAALLLQRRGALVAATASGLAYGLLVDLQYYGWIRPLSPFPLPDVDAGSLLFQLALGLLGFYAVAFLAGHLAEELRRTGERLEVAEAEVLDLEHLKDLILESLGSGLAAVDFRGQVLFHNRSAQHLLARAGVPLEPEADLSRVFDLGGGDRNEVALAGGMVLGYSVSPLTDRTGRRIGSLLIFQDLTRVKRMEEALRRADRLAAVGRLAAGLAHEIRNPLGSLAGSVEVLRQTLSPQGDDAALFDIVLRETQRLNRLVTNFLHYARPSRSSLQELRLRDLVAEVGFFFAQGEGSMGFRLENRVPEGWMLRADRSQMEQLLLNLFRNSVEAAPEGVVVTVDAGEAPEGPWLRVSDDGPGMSPETAARAFEPFQSGKPGGTGLGLATVHRIAENHGAAVELDTGPGRGVRLTFRFPPVEEAT; encoded by the coding sequence TTGACCGGGCCGGGGTCCCGTAGGTACCAGGGCTACCTGGCGGGCCGGTTCGCCGTGCTGGGGGTGCTGCTGGCGGTGGCCGCAGCGTTCCAGGCCCGCCAGGGCGGATCGCCGGTCCCGTTCTCGTGGTTCTTCGGCCTCACGGGGGTGGCTTTCGGGGTCACCCTTCTGTCGTTGGCGCCGCTGCGCCTCGGACGGAGCCTGGCGACCTGGGCCCGGATGCAACCGGCCTGGGACGTGGTGTACGCCACGGGCCTGGTGTTCCTGTCGGGGGGGGCGTTCTCACCGTTCATCACCCTCTACCCCCTGGTGATCGTGGGGGCGGCCCTCCTGCTCCAGCGCAGGGGTGCCCTCGTGGCCGCCACGGCATCGGGCCTGGCCTACGGCCTGCTGGTCGACCTCCAGTATTACGGGTGGATCCGTCCCCTGAGCCCCTTCCCCCTGCCCGACGTGGACGCGGGGAGCCTGCTGTTCCAGCTGGCCCTGGGGCTGTTGGGGTTCTATGCGGTCGCGTTCCTGGCCGGGCATCTGGCGGAGGAGCTTCGCCGCACCGGCGAACGGCTCGAGGTGGCCGAGGCCGAGGTCCTGGACCTGGAGCACCTGAAGGACCTGATCCTGGAGAGCCTCGGATCGGGACTGGCCGCCGTGGACTTCCGGGGCCAGGTGCTGTTCCACAACCGCTCGGCCCAGCACCTGTTGGCCCGGGCCGGCGTCCCCTTGGAACCCGAAGCCGACCTGAGCCGAGTGTTCGATCTGGGCGGCGGGGACCGCAACGAGGTCGCCCTGGCAGGCGGGATGGTCCTGGGCTACTCGGTCTCGCCCCTCACCGACCGCACCGGCCGGAGGATCGGGAGTCTCCTGATCTTCCAGGATCTGACGCGGGTGAAGCGAATGGAGGAGGCCCTTCGGAGGGCCGACCGGCTCGCGGCGGTGGGCCGGCTGGCCGCGGGGCTCGCCCACGAGATCCGCAACCCCCTGGGCAGCCTCGCCGGCTCGGTGGAGGTGCTCCGCCAGACCCTCTCGCCCCAGGGGGACGATGCGGCCCTGTTCGACATCGTGCTCCGGGAGACCCAACGGCTCAACCGCCTCGTGACCAACTTTCTGCACTATGCGAGACCGAGCCGCTCCTCCCTCCAGGAGTTGCGCCTCCGGGACCTGGTCGCGGAGGTGGGATTCTTTTTCGCCCAGGGAGAGGGGAGCATGGGATTCCGCTTGGAAAATCGGGTTCCCGAGGGGTGGATGCTGCGGGCCGACCGGAGCCAGATGGAGCAACTTCTGCTGAACCTGTTCCGAAACAGCGTCGAGGCCGCCCCGGAAGGGGTCGTCGTGACGGTGGACGCCGGCGAAGCCCCGGAGGGCCCGTGGCTGCGGGTTTCGGACGACGGGCCGGGCATGTCGCCCGAGACCGCGGCCCGGGCGTTCGAGCCGTTCCAATCGGGCAAGCCGGGCGGGACCGGCCTGGGCCTGGCCACGGTGCACCGGATCGCCGAAAACCACGGCGCCGCGGTCGAGCTGGACACCGGGCCGGGCCGGGGGGTGCGGCTGACCTTCCGGTTTCCCCCGGTCGAGGAGGCGACATGA
- the mce gene encoding methylmalonyl-CoA epimerase, with translation MPSKINHIGIAVPDIEAAAEFYTKHLGLELGGVEEVADQKVKVAFLPVGEVRIELVQPTSPESPVAKFLERNGPGFHHIAYQVDDVAAEVERLKAEGVRMVDQTPRSGAHNTRIAFVHPKASGGVLTELVQEMGE, from the coding sequence ATGCCAAGTAAGATCAACCACATCGGGATCGCCGTACCCGACATCGAGGCAGCGGCCGAGTTCTACACCAAGCACCTGGGCCTGGAGCTCGGGGGCGTGGAGGAGGTCGCCGACCAGAAGGTGAAGGTGGCGTTCCTGCCCGTCGGCGAGGTGCGCATCGAGCTGGTGCAGCCCACCAGCCCGGAGTCGCCCGTGGCCAAGTTTCTGGAGAGGAACGGCCCCGGGTTCCACCACATCGCCTACCAGGTGGACGACGTGGCGGCCGAGGTGGAGCGGCTCAAGGCGGAAGGGGTGCGCATGGTGGACCAGACCCCGCGCTCGGGCGCCCACAACACCCGGATCGCCTTCGTGCACCCCAAGGCCTCGGGCGGGGTGCTGACCGAGCTGGTGCAGGAGATGGGGGAGTGA
- a CDS encoding sigma-54-dependent transcriptional regulator has product MSDTPRILVVDDEQSMREFLAILLGREGYAVDTAADRAGAEHALATAPYDLVITDLKLPDGTGLDVLCAARRRAPDAQVVVITAFGTAESAVEAMKAGAYDYLTKPFKADEIRLTVAKALERTALVRENRELRRRLEAVEAGGEILGRSPRMQEVFRLLERVAPTGVTVLVQGESGTGKELVARRLHALSGRAGPFVAVNCAAIPEGLIESELFGHVKGAFTGAVADKPGLFEEATGGTLFLDEVGELPLHLQPKLLRALQEGRIKRVGGNREIPVDVRIVSATNRDLAEAVRQGRFREDLYYRLNVVALEIPPLRDRRADIPLLALHFLQKYAKAFGRPLKGFTREALDRLEAYSFPGNVRELENLVERAAALETGEFVGVESLPPALGAPRPEGLDGLPSLPDEGFHLEELLAAVERRYLEEALRRTHGNKTEAARLLGITFRSFRYRLERLGMR; this is encoded by the coding sequence ATGAGCGACACGCCCCGGATCCTGGTGGTGGACGACGAGCAGAGCATGCGGGAGTTCCTGGCGATCCTGCTCGGCCGCGAGGGGTACGCCGTGGACACCGCGGCCGACCGCGCCGGGGCCGAGCACGCCCTGGCCACCGCCCCCTACGATCTGGTGATCACCGACCTCAAGCTCCCCGACGGCACCGGGCTCGACGTGCTCTGCGCCGCCCGCCGCCGGGCCCCGGACGCGCAGGTGGTGGTGATCACCGCCTTTGGAACGGCCGAGAGCGCGGTCGAGGCCATGAAGGCCGGGGCGTACGACTACCTGACCAAGCCGTTCAAGGCCGACGAAATCCGGCTCACCGTGGCCAAGGCCCTGGAACGGACCGCTCTGGTTCGGGAGAACCGAGAGCTGCGCCGCCGGCTGGAGGCGGTGGAGGCCGGGGGCGAGATCCTGGGCCGGAGCCCCAGGATGCAGGAGGTGTTTCGGCTGCTGGAGCGGGTGGCCCCCACCGGGGTCACGGTGCTGGTCCAGGGGGAGAGCGGCACCGGCAAGGAGCTGGTGGCCCGGAGGCTCCACGCCCTGTCGGGCCGCGCCGGCCCGTTCGTGGCCGTGAACTGCGCCGCCATCCCCGAGGGGCTCATCGAGAGCGAGCTGTTCGGCCACGTGAAGGGCGCGTTCACCGGAGCCGTGGCGGACAAGCCCGGGCTGTTCGAGGAGGCCACCGGCGGCACCCTGTTCCTGGACGAGGTGGGGGAGCTGCCCCTGCACCTCCAGCCCAAGCTGCTGCGGGCGCTACAGGAGGGCCGGATCAAGCGGGTGGGGGGGAACCGGGAGATCCCGGTGGACGTGCGGATCGTGTCGGCCACCAACCGGGACCTGGCCGAGGCGGTCCGGCAGGGGCGGTTCCGGGAGGACCTGTACTACCGGCTCAACGTGGTCGCCCTCGAGATCCCGCCCTTGCGGGACCGCCGGGCCGACATCCCCCTTCTGGCCCTGCACTTCCTCCAGAAGTACGCCAAGGCCTTCGGCCGGCCGCTCAAGGGGTTCACCCGGGAGGCCCTGGACCGCCTCGAGGCCTACTCGTTCCCCGGAAACGTGCGGGAGCTGGAGAACCTGGTGGAGCGGGCCGCCGCGCTGGAGACGGGGGAGTTCGTCGGCGTCGAGAGCCTGCCGCCCGCCCTCGGCGCTCCGCGGCCGGAAGGGCTCGACGGCCTGCCGTCCCTCCCGGACGAAGGCTTCCACCTGGAGGAACTCCTCGCTGCCGTGGAGCGGCGGTACCTGGAGGAGGCCCTCCGCCGCACCCACGGCAACAAGACCGAGGCCGCCAGGCTCCTGGGCATCACCTTCCGGTCGTTCCGGTACCGGCTGGAGCGCCTGGGGATGAGATAG
- a CDS encoding cobalamin B12-binding domain-containing protein has product MAEKKIRVLIGKPGLDGHDRGAKVVARALRDAGMEVIYTGIRQTPEKIVAASIQEDVDVVGLSCLSGAHMVLFPRVAELLREKGKDDVLLFGGGIIPVEDIPALKKAGFAEIFLPGTDTNDVVRFIRERLAA; this is encoded by the coding sequence ATGGCTGAGAAGAAGATCCGCGTTCTGATCGGAAAACCCGGCCTCGACGGCCACGACCGGGGCGCCAAGGTGGTGGCCCGGGCCCTGCGGGACGCCGGCATGGAGGTGATCTACACCGGCATCCGCCAGACCCCCGAGAAGATCGTGGCGGCCTCGATCCAAGAGGACGTGGACGTGGTGGGGCTGTCGTGCCTGTCGGGGGCCCACATGGTGCTGTTCCCCCGGGTGGCCGAGCTGCTGCGCGAGAAGGGCAAGGACGACGTGCTGCTGTTCGGCGGCGGGATCATCCCGGTGGAGGACATCCCGGCCCTCAAGAAGGCCGGGTTCGCCGAGATCTTCCTGCCCGGCACCGATACCAACGACGTGGTGAGGTTCATCCGGGAGCGCCTGGCCGCGTAG